Proteins found in one Planctomycetes bacterium MalM25 genomic segment:
- the mscS gene encoding Small-conductance mechanosensitive channel: MPAEETPTAETTEPVNQIAESGGETTEAAKTATEHLQELIDLIMAGRWGELTPDDWTFLAVQAGMRVALVLVILFVAMTIAGWVGAAVRSSLTKLKFDPTLSKFLSKLARWGVLLLAGLSCISYFGVETTSFAAVLGAAGFAVGLAFQGTLSNFAAGAMLLLFRPFKVGDVVNLNGQLGKVDEIELFTTTLDTFDNRRILIPNSAVFGSTIENITHHPVRRVDVEVGAAYDADIDATRSALERALADTPGGLTDPEPGVVLVGLGASSVDWKVQIWAPTGDYLDVKQALTRAVKISLDGAQIGIPFPQMDVHIQQPG; the protein is encoded by the coding sequence ATGCCCGCAGAAGAGACCCCGACCGCCGAGACCACCGAACCGGTCAACCAGATCGCCGAATCCGGCGGAGAGACCACGGAAGCCGCGAAGACGGCGACCGAGCACCTGCAGGAGCTGATCGACCTGATCATGGCGGGCAGGTGGGGTGAGCTGACCCCAGACGACTGGACCTTCCTCGCGGTGCAAGCGGGCATGCGGGTCGCGCTCGTGCTGGTCATCCTGTTCGTCGCGATGACGATCGCTGGCTGGGTCGGAGCGGCCGTCCGCTCGAGCCTGACGAAGCTGAAGTTTGACCCGACCCTCTCGAAGTTTCTCTCGAAGCTCGCCCGGTGGGGCGTGCTCTTGCTCGCGGGCTTGAGCTGCATCAGCTACTTCGGGGTGGAGACCACGAGCTTCGCCGCCGTGCTCGGCGCCGCGGGCTTCGCCGTCGGCCTCGCGTTCCAAGGGACACTCTCCAACTTTGCCGCGGGAGCCATGCTGCTGCTCTTCCGCCCCTTCAAGGTGGGCGATGTCGTGAACCTCAACGGCCAGCTCGGCAAGGTCGACGAGATCGAACTCTTCACCACCACGCTCGACACCTTCGATAATCGGCGCATCCTGATCCCCAACAGCGCGGTCTTCGGCTCGACGATCGAGAACATCACGCACCACCCAGTGCGGCGGGTCGACGTGGAGGTGGGCGCCGCCTACGACGCCGACATCGACGCGACGCGCTCCGCCCTCGAGCGGGCCCTCGCCGACACGCCGGGAGGGCTCACCGACCCGGAGCCGGGCGTAGTGCTCGTCGGCCTCGGCGCCTCGAGCGTCGATTGGAAGGTCCAGATCTGGGCCCCAACCGGTGACTACCTCGACGTGAAACAGGCGCTGACCCGCGCCGTGAAGATCA
- the lcfB gene encoding Long-chain-fatty-acid--CoA ligase: MARALPVVRAIGENARAMPIPPEPRVNVADRLAEAARERPNAIALAAADGQGGFSTVTFEALNEDADTLARGFAAMGIGPGKRIAMLVKPGVEFVTLVFALLRTGATMVLVDAGLGRKNIVRCLASTDPDGFVAIPLGHAMRVLKRKHFPNAKLNVTVGRRWGWGGETLDSVRRLGEHEFPSPTGGGARGGGRSSSTMSSSCIEAPQEGSANDQSTGESLGTDTLDPPLAPPFQGRRIQHTSADDPAAIVFTSGSTGPPKGVLYTHQTFVTQCDSIQRQYDIRPGDVDLACFPLFGLFNVACGVTTVLPEMDFSRPASCDPKKVLAAANQWKVTQAFASPAVWDRLSRHCEETGESIPTLKKLLSCGAPVPAKVMRRTLPCVHPEATMHTPYGATESLPVATIEAQEILNETAAKTDEGAGVCVGRRFDGIEGFQWRVIRISDDPIPTIDQTEELPQGEIGELIVKGPQVSKQYLAQPGSADPGSANQSAPTHNELSKIQEGDDVWHRIGDVGYFDDQERFWYCGRKSQRVVTESKTYYTECVEQVCNTAVDVEKTALVGVGKAGDPHPVLVVQTAMQAFPHATDWDIELFELIESKEATQGLDHVWIYDGVTLPTDIRHNSKIRREELAFWAEKQLRRQGRL, translated from the coding sequence ATGGCGCGGGCCCTCCCGGTCGTTCGTGCGATCGGGGAGAATGCCCGGGCTATGCCCATCCCGCCCGAACCCCGTGTGAACGTCGCCGACCGCCTGGCGGAGGCTGCGCGCGAGCGGCCCAACGCGATCGCACTCGCGGCCGCGGACGGCCAGGGCGGCTTCTCGACGGTCACCTTTGAGGCACTCAACGAAGACGCCGACACGCTCGCCCGCGGCTTCGCGGCGATGGGGATCGGCCCGGGCAAGCGGATCGCGATGCTCGTGAAGCCGGGCGTCGAGTTCGTGACGCTCGTCTTCGCGCTGCTGCGGACCGGGGCGACGATGGTCCTCGTCGACGCCGGGCTGGGCCGCAAGAACATTGTGCGGTGTTTGGCGTCGACCGATCCGGACGGCTTCGTGGCGATCCCGCTGGGGCACGCGATGCGGGTGCTCAAGCGGAAGCACTTCCCGAACGCGAAGCTCAATGTCACCGTCGGCCGCCGCTGGGGCTGGGGCGGGGAGACGCTCGACTCGGTGCGCAGGCTCGGTGAGCATGAATTCCCCTCCCCCACGGGGGGAGGGGCGAGGGGAGGGGGTCGGTCATCATCAACGATGTCGTCTTCCTGTATCGAAGCACCACAAGAAGGATCAGCAAACGACCAATCCACAGGCGAGTCACTCGGTACGGACACTCTCGACCCTCCCCTAGCCCCTCCCTTTCAAGGGAGGAGGATTCAGCACACGTCGGCCGACGATCCGGCAGCGATCGTCTTCACTTCGGGCAGCACCGGTCCGCCGAAGGGGGTCCTCTACACGCACCAGACGTTCGTCACGCAGTGCGATTCGATCCAGCGGCAGTACGACATCCGGCCGGGCGATGTCGACCTCGCCTGCTTCCCGCTGTTCGGCCTGTTCAACGTCGCCTGCGGCGTGACGACCGTCCTGCCGGAGATGGACTTCTCGCGGCCCGCCTCGTGCGACCCCAAGAAGGTCCTCGCGGCGGCGAACCAGTGGAAGGTGACGCAGGCGTTCGCTTCGCCCGCGGTGTGGGACCGGCTGAGCCGCCATTGCGAGGAGACCGGCGAGTCGATCCCGACGCTGAAGAAGCTTCTCTCGTGCGGCGCCCCGGTCCCCGCGAAGGTGATGCGTCGGACGCTCCCGTGCGTCCACCCCGAAGCGACGATGCACACCCCCTACGGCGCTACCGAGAGCCTGCCCGTGGCGACGATCGAAGCCCAAGAGATCCTCAACGAGACCGCCGCCAAGACCGACGAGGGCGCTGGCGTCTGCGTCGGCCGCCGGTTCGACGGCATCGAAGGCTTCCAGTGGCGCGTCATCCGCATCTCCGACGACCCGATCCCCACGATCGACCAGACCGAAGAACTCCCGCAGGGAGAGATCGGAGAGCTGATCGTCAAAGGCCCACAGGTCAGCAAGCAGTATCTCGCCCAGCCGGGGTCGGCAGACCCCGGATCAGCTAACCAAAGCGCCCCGACTCACAACGAGCTCTCAAAGATCCAAGAGGGTGACGACGTCTGGCACCGCATCGGCGACGTCGGCTACTTCGACGACCAAGAGCGTTTCTGGTACTGCGGGCGGAAGTCGCAGCGCGTGGTGACTGAAAGCAAGACCTACTACACGGAGTGTGTTGAACAGGTTTGCAATACGGCTGTCGATGTTGAGAAGACCGCATTGGTTGGCGTTGGTAAGGCTGGCGATCCACACCCTGTTTTGGTTGTACAAACGGCTATGCAAGCTTTCCCGCACGCAACCGATTGGGATATCGAGCTGTTTGAATTGATTGAAAGCAAGGAAGCTACCCAGGGGCTAGATCACGTTTGGATCTACGACGGAGTAACGCTCCCCACCGACATCCGCCACAACTCGAAAATCCGCCGCGAGGAACTCGCCTTTTGGGCCGAGAAGCAGCTTCGCAGGCAGGGTCGTTTGTGA
- a CDS encoding 3 beta-hydroxysteroid dehydrogenase/Delta 5-->4-isomerase codes for MRCLVTGAGGFLGRYVCEQLLARGDSVRGLARSEYPELTATGVEMVRGDLADRDTVVRACEGVDCVFHVGGKVGVWGKWFDYFQANVHGTLNVLGACREQGVGRLVNTSSPSVTFDAARWDCDQRGVDNSAPYPTNWLAHYPHSKAIAENFVLTQDGTAGPGGVVLRTTSLRPHLVWGPRDHHLTRRLVERARAGQLKRVGEGKNRVDMVYVENAAEAQLLAAEELAQAEPKNAGKAYFISQAEPVDCWAWIDQILALVDLPPVEKSVSARTAYYAGALLETKHWLLRDFKNEPRMTRFVARSLATDHWFDKEAAAQDFGYRPRVSTEEGMQRLGDWLRQQPEPRRGESA; via the coding sequence ATGCGTTGCCTCGTCACCGGCGCCGGCGGCTTCTTAGGCCGTTACGTTTGCGAGCAGTTGCTCGCACGCGGCGACTCCGTGCGCGGGCTGGCGCGTAGCGAGTACCCGGAGCTGACGGCGACCGGCGTGGAGATGGTTCGCGGCGACTTGGCCGATCGTGACACGGTCGTCCGCGCGTGCGAGGGGGTCGACTGCGTCTTCCACGTCGGCGGCAAGGTCGGCGTGTGGGGGAAGTGGTTCGACTACTTCCAGGCGAACGTCCACGGCACGCTCAACGTCCTCGGCGCCTGCCGCGAGCAGGGCGTCGGACGCCTGGTGAACACCTCCAGCCCGAGCGTCACCTTCGACGCGGCCCGCTGGGACTGCGACCAGCGCGGCGTCGACAACTCGGCGCCCTACCCGACCAACTGGCTCGCCCACTACCCGCACTCCAAGGCGATCGCCGAGAACTTTGTGCTGACCCAAGACGGCACGGCGGGGCCGGGCGGTGTCGTGCTGCGGACGACCTCGCTCCGTCCGCACCTGGTCTGGGGGCCACGCGATCACCACCTCACCCGCCGGCTTGTTGAGCGGGCGCGGGCCGGTCAGCTCAAGCGGGTCGGCGAGGGGAAGAACCGCGTCGACATGGTCTACGTCGAGAACGCGGCGGAGGCGCAGCTGCTCGCGGCCGAGGAACTCGCACAGGCCGAACCGAAGAACGCGGGCAAGGCGTACTTCATCTCGCAGGCGGAGCCGGTGGATTGCTGGGCGTGGATCGACCAGATCCTCGCGCTGGTCGACCTGCCGCCGGTGGAGAAATCGGTCTCCGCCCGCACGGCCTATTACGCCGGCGCCCTGCTGGAGACCAAGCACTGGCTGCTCCGCGATTTCAAGAACGAGCCTCGGATGACCCGCTTCGTCGCCCGCTCGCTGGCGACCGACCACTGGTTCGACAAGGAGGCGGCCGCCCAAGATTTCGGCTACCGCCCTCGGGTTTCGACCGAAGAGGGAATGCAGAGGCTCGGCGATTGGTTGCGTCAGCAACCCGAGCCCCGGAGGGGCGAAAGCGCGTAG